In the genome of Angustibacter luteus, one region contains:
- a CDS encoding biotin-dependent carboxyltransferase family protein translates to MTTFEVLATGPLATVQDAGRAGLAHLGVGPSGAADRTSLGQVNRLLGNAEGAAAVEVTLGGLHLRANGSADVAVVGAPAQVHLGRRAIGSGTPFRVEAGDELTLAAPSRGLRSYLGVRGGITTDPVLGSRSSDLLAGVGPGPLRPGDVLPVGADVGPWPGVDVLTWLTDPAEHRRLRAVAGPRREWFSDAALDDLAGGPWRVSGDANRTAVVLDGPAIIRSHDGELPPEGMVRGAIQVPPSGRPTILLADHPVTGGYPVLAVLLAEDVDWLAQLRPGDPVLLQPVVAPVL, encoded by the coding sequence ATGACGACGTTCGAGGTGCTCGCCACCGGACCGCTCGCCACGGTGCAGGACGCCGGGCGCGCCGGGCTCGCGCACCTGGGCGTCGGGCCCTCCGGGGCGGCCGACCGGACCTCGCTGGGGCAGGTGAACCGGCTGCTCGGCAACGCCGAGGGTGCCGCGGCGGTGGAGGTCACTCTCGGCGGGCTTCACTTGCGCGCCAACGGTTCTGCCGACGTCGCGGTGGTCGGCGCGCCCGCGCAGGTGCACCTGGGTCGCCGCGCGATCGGGTCGGGGACGCCGTTCCGGGTCGAGGCCGGCGACGAGCTGACCCTGGCCGCGCCGTCGCGCGGGTTGCGCAGCTACCTGGGTGTCCGCGGCGGCATCACCACGGACCCGGTGCTGGGCAGCCGGTCCAGCGACCTGCTCGCCGGGGTCGGACCTGGACCACTGCGGCCCGGCGACGTGCTGCCGGTGGGAGCGGACGTCGGCCCGTGGCCGGGCGTCGACGTCCTGACCTGGCTGACCGACCCCGCCGAGCACCGGCGGCTACGTGCCGTCGCCGGTCCTCGGCGGGAGTGGTTCAGCGACGCCGCGCTCGATGATCTCGCGGGCGGTCCCTGGCGCGTGTCCGGCGACGCCAACCGCACGGCCGTCGTGCTGGATGGTCCGGCGATCATCCGTAGCCACGACGGCGAGCTCCCGCCGGAAGGCATGGTGCGCGGCGCGATCCAGGTGCCGCCGAGCGGGCGGCCCACGATCCTGCTCGCCGACCACCCGGTGACCGGCGGGTACCCGGTGCTGGCGGTGCTGCTCGCCGAGGACGTCGACTGGCTGGCGCAGCTGCGTCCCGGTGACCCCGTGCTGCTCCAACCAGTAGTGGCGCCAGTCCTGTGA
- a CDS encoding DNA-3-methyladenine glycosylase family protein: MGRHDSPRLLAFVGAHAVPGVEAWDGTVWTSSLHLPHGPGVLQVSAADRGYDVRLRLSDPADEPVAVARLVRLLDLDRDVAAAEAHLGADPVLAPLVARRPGLRVPAELDAFETLVRTIIGQQISVSGARTVTARLVRAAGTALPPALQLYPDVTHTFPLARTVAALDPDGEALAMPRARARAVVAAGWAFADREPGGGAPSRAELLALPGIGPWTADYLDLRVRRDPDVLMVTDLAVRRALEALGVRGSAQVAAVGETWRPFRSTALMHLWAEYLHL, from the coding sequence ATGGGCCGACACGACTCGCCTCGCCTGCTGGCCTTCGTCGGCGCCCACGCGGTGCCGGGCGTCGAGGCCTGGGACGGCACGGTCTGGACGTCGTCCCTGCACCTGCCGCACGGCCCCGGCGTCCTGCAGGTGTCCGCGGCCGATCGCGGTTACGACGTCCGACTGCGCCTGAGCGACCCCGCCGACGAGCCGGTGGCCGTCGCCCGGCTCGTGCGCCTGCTCGACCTGGACCGGGACGTCGCCGCCGCCGAGGCGCACCTGGGCGCCGACCCCGTGCTGGCCCCGTTGGTGGCCCGCCGGCCGGGGCTGCGCGTCCCCGCGGAGCTGGACGCCTTCGAGACGCTGGTGCGCACGATCATCGGTCAGCAGATCTCGGTGTCCGGGGCGCGCACCGTGACGGCCCGGCTGGTGCGGGCGGCCGGCACGGCGCTGCCGCCGGCCCTGCAGCTGTATCCGGACGTGACGCACACGTTCCCGTTGGCGCGCACGGTGGCCGCGCTCGACCCGGACGGCGAGGCGCTGGCGATGCCGCGCGCCCGGGCTCGGGCGGTGGTGGCGGCGGGGTGGGCGTTCGCCGATCGCGAGCCGGGCGGGGGCGCGCCGAGCCGGGCTGAGCTGCTCGCCCTGCCGGGCATCGGACCGTGGACCGCGGACTACCTGGACCTGCGGGTCCGGCGTGATCCGGACGTGCTGATGGTCACCGATCTGGCCGTGCGACGAGCGCTGGAGGCGCTGGGTGTGCGAGGCTCCGCTCAGGTGGCCGCGGTCGGCGAGACCTGGCGCCCGTTCCGCTCGACCGCACTCATGCACCTGTGGGCGGAGTACCTGCACCTGTGA
- a CDS encoding MarR family winged helix-turn-helix transcriptional regulator has protein sequence MDTSTSGTHSGSFGTPDERELAFQLVASSARLVRLAARQSASPVPRALARTLSVVNELGEPRISDLAAADRISQPTATTLVQKLEERGWVQRTADPTDARAVRIAITEAGRAAITEFRQAAADALAPRLAALSAADQRALARGVQALTTLLDHQPHQEESV, from the coding sequence ATGGACACCTCGACCAGTGGGACCCACAGCGGTTCCTTCGGCACCCCGGACGAGCGCGAGCTGGCCTTCCAGCTCGTCGCCAGCAGCGCCCGACTGGTGCGGCTCGCCGCCCGGCAGAGCGCGTCCCCGGTGCCGCGCGCCCTGGCCCGGACCCTGAGCGTCGTCAACGAGCTCGGGGAGCCCCGGATCAGCGACCTCGCTGCCGCCGACCGGATCTCGCAACCCACCGCGACGACGCTCGTCCAGAAGCTCGAGGAGCGCGGCTGGGTCCAGCGCACCGCCGACCCGACCGACGCTCGCGCCGTCCGGATCGCCATCACCGAAGCCGGACGCGCGGCCATCACCGAGTTCCGGCAGGCCGCCGCCGACGCCCTCGCTCCCCGGCTGGCCGCCCTCAGCGCCGCCGACCAGCGGGCGCTGGCCCGCGGCGTCCAGGCGCTCACCACCCTGCTCGACCACCAGCCCCACCAGGAGGAATCCGTATGA
- a CDS encoding MFS transporter encodes MTTGSTQSSILHQPRAVWAVAFACVIAFMGIGLVDPILKPIAEQLDASPSQVSLLFTSYMAVTGVAMLITGWLSSRFGAKRVLLAGLAIIVVFAALAGSSDTIGQIVGFRGGWGLGNALFIATALATIVGAASGGVASAIILYEAALGIGIAAGPLLGGFLGDISWRGPFYGVSALMAVAFVAIAIFLPKLPRPERTTSLLDPFRALRHRSLLTMAITALLYNFGFFTLLAFTPFPLAMGAHQIGLIFFGWGVCLAVASVFVAPRLQRRFGTLPVVAAALTAFAVDLAVMAVYTDDKSVLVVCVVVAGVFLGINNTLVTEAVMLAAPVERGTASAAYSFVRFGGGAIAPYLAGKLGEEVNVHVPFWVGAGATALAVVVLLSGRRVLAHVDDHEPAAHSVDEARVLVAADA; translated from the coding sequence ATGACCACCGGCTCCACCCAGTCCTCGATCCTGCACCAGCCCCGCGCCGTCTGGGCTGTCGCGTTCGCCTGCGTCATCGCGTTCATGGGCATCGGGTTGGTCGACCCGATCCTCAAGCCCATCGCGGAGCAGCTGGACGCGTCGCCCTCCCAGGTGTCGCTCCTGTTCACCAGCTACATGGCGGTGACCGGCGTGGCGATGCTGATCACGGGGTGGCTGTCGAGCCGGTTCGGCGCCAAGCGCGTGCTGCTGGCCGGACTGGCGATCATCGTCGTGTTCGCCGCCCTCGCCGGGTCGAGCGACACCATCGGCCAGATCGTCGGCTTCCGCGGTGGCTGGGGGCTCGGCAACGCGCTCTTCATCGCGACCGCGCTGGCCACCATCGTCGGTGCCGCCAGCGGCGGGGTCGCCAGCGCCATCATCCTGTACGAGGCCGCGCTCGGCATCGGCATCGCCGCCGGCCCGCTGCTCGGCGGGTTCCTCGGCGACATCTCGTGGCGCGGCCCGTTCTACGGCGTCTCCGCGCTGATGGCCGTCGCCTTCGTGGCGATCGCGATCTTCCTGCCGAAGCTGCCGCGCCCCGAGCGCACCACCAGCCTGCTCGACCCGTTCCGCGCCCTGCGCCACCGCAGCCTGCTGACCATGGCCATCACCGCGCTGCTCTACAACTTCGGCTTCTTCACGCTGCTCGCCTTCACGCCCTTCCCGCTCGCGATGGGCGCCCACCAGATCGGCCTCATCTTCTTTGGCTGGGGCGTCTGCCTGGCGGTCGCGTCCGTGTTCGTCGCGCCGCGGCTGCAGCGCCGGTTCGGCACGCTGCCCGTGGTCGCCGCCGCCCTGACCGCCTTCGCCGTCGACCTCGCCGTCATGGCCGTCTACACCGACGACAAGTCGGTGCTCGTGGTCTGCGTCGTCGTCGCCGGGGTCTTCCTGGGCATCAACAACACGCTGGTCACTGAGGCCGTCATGCTCGCCGCCCCCGTCGAGCGCGGCACCGCCAGCGCGGCGTACAGCTTCGTCCGCTTCGGTGGCGGCGCCATCGCGCCGTACCTCGCCGGCAAGCTCGGCGAGGAGGTCAACGTGCACGTGCCGTTCTGGGTCGGCGCGGGCGCGACGGCGCTCGCGGTCGTCGTCCTGCTGTCCGGACGTCGGGTGCTGGCCCACGTGGACGACCACGAGCCCGCGGCGCACAGCGTCGACGAGGCCCGCGTCCTGGTCGCCGCCGACGCCTGA